A single region of the Candidatus Hydrogenedentota bacterium genome encodes:
- a CDS encoding TIGR00282 family metallophosphoesterase encodes MRILFIGDIVGGPGRTCVKKWLPELCAEHRIDFVAANGENSAGGLGATPAILRELLGCGIHAITMGNHTWRKKELAPSLDSFGTVVRPANYPEGVPGKGSTVVRLNDGRSIGIVSLLGRVFMDPVRCPFTVGRSELESLRREVQVVLVDVHAEATAEKIALGWYFDGLCTAVVGTHTHVQTADERILPQGTAYITDVGMTGPMDSVIGVERDKIIHKFLTGMPVEHTISNERPGLNGVVIEADDSTGRAVSIQRVARYVA; translated from the coding sequence ATGCGTATACTTTTCATCGGTGACATTGTCGGCGGACCGGGGCGCACGTGCGTCAAGAAATGGCTGCCGGAATTGTGCGCCGAACATCGGATTGACTTCGTTGCCGCCAATGGTGAAAATTCCGCGGGCGGGCTGGGGGCGACCCCGGCCATTCTGAGGGAACTGCTTGGGTGCGGCATTCATGCGATCACGATGGGCAACCACACGTGGCGCAAGAAGGAACTGGCTCCATCGCTGGATTCTTTTGGCACGGTGGTGCGCCCGGCCAACTATCCGGAAGGCGTGCCCGGCAAGGGTAGCACGGTCGTGCGGCTGAACGACGGCCGGTCTATTGGAATTGTGAGTCTTTTGGGCCGTGTGTTCATGGACCCGGTGCGGTGTCCTTTCACGGTCGGGCGGAGCGAACTGGAATCGTTACGCCGGGAAGTCCAGGTTGTTCTGGTCGATGTTCATGCTGAGGCGACGGCGGAGAAGATCGCCTTGGGGTGGTATTTCGACGGCCTTTGCACGGCCGTGGTGGGTACGCACACGCACGTGCAGACTGCCGACGAACGGATACTCCCCCAAGGAACGGCCTATATCACCGACGTCGGCATGACCGGGCCAATGGATTCGGTGATTGGGGTGGAACGAGATAAGATTATTCACAAGTTTCTGACCGGCATGCCGGTGGAACATACCATATCGAATGAACGCCCAGGGCTGAACGGTGTCGTGATCGAAGCGGACGATTCGACAGGGCGTGCGGTTTCCATTCAACGTGTGGCGCGTTACGTCGCCTAG
- the rny gene encoding ribonuclease Y, with product MYDDPLFYAWIGAGIFVGLVLAVVGARILGRNLMGAARRQAAQTISDAEREAASIIKDANTTIKEQRIAQREEAEREAREFRKELVALEKRILGKEEQVDKRVEAIERKANELSGKERDLTNRENALAKSHERLETLVAEQTQKLEIISGMSAEEAKKELFNQLETEVRRDAALRLKRIEEELIENSDKKAKWIIGQAIQRCAADHVAETTVSVVALPNDEMKGRIIGREGRNIRALESATGINIIIDDTPEAVILSGFDPVRRETARIALERLIQDGRIHPARIEEVVEKVKEEMNRTIKEVGERACLEADVHSLHPEIVRLLGRLSYRTSYGQNVLKHSLEVCHLAGIMAAELGLNIPETKRAALIHDMGKAVSHEIEGSHALIGHDFCKKYGENELIANAVGAHHNEMEQASVMAVIVQAADALSAARPGARRETVETYIKRLEQLEKIADGFPGVDKSYALQAGREIRIAVCPERMNDAEAMQLARDVARKVESEMTYPGQIKVTVIRETRATEVAK from the coding sequence ATGTACGATGATCCACTGTTTTACGCGTGGATCGGAGCTGGCATTTTCGTTGGACTGGTGCTCGCCGTCGTGGGCGCCAGGATTTTGGGACGCAACCTCATGGGGGCAGCGCGCCGTCAGGCCGCCCAAACCATTTCGGACGCGGAACGCGAAGCCGCTTCGATCATTAAAGACGCCAACACCACCATCAAAGAGCAGCGAATTGCGCAACGTGAAGAAGCGGAGCGGGAGGCCCGCGAATTTCGTAAAGAGTTGGTTGCACTTGAGAAACGCATTCTTGGTAAGGAAGAGCAGGTTGACAAGCGCGTTGAAGCCATCGAGCGCAAAGCCAATGAACTGAGCGGAAAAGAACGTGACCTGACCAATCGCGAAAACGCCTTGGCGAAAAGTCACGAACGCTTGGAGACTCTCGTCGCCGAACAGACTCAAAAACTGGAGATAATTTCCGGCATGAGTGCTGAAGAGGCGAAAAAGGAACTTTTCAATCAGTTGGAAACTGAAGTCCGGCGTGACGCCGCACTTCGCCTTAAGCGCATCGAAGAAGAGCTTATCGAGAATTCCGACAAAAAAGCCAAGTGGATCATCGGTCAAGCCATTCAACGGTGTGCCGCCGACCACGTCGCCGAAACCACCGTCAGCGTGGTTGCGCTGCCCAATGACGAGATGAAAGGCCGAATTATCGGCCGCGAAGGTCGCAATATCCGCGCCCTCGAAAGCGCCACGGGCATCAATATCATTATTGACGACACTCCCGAAGCGGTGATTCTGTCCGGCTTCGATCCCGTTCGCCGTGAAACCGCGCGCATTGCTTTGGAACGTCTCATTCAAGACGGTCGCATCCACCCTGCCCGAATCGAAGAAGTCGTCGAGAAGGTCAAGGAGGAAATGAACCGGACCATCAAGGAAGTCGGCGAACGCGCCTGCCTGGAAGCCGACGTACACAGCCTGCACCCGGAAATCGTCCGCCTGCTTGGCCGTTTGAGCTATCGTACGTCCTACGGTCAGAACGTGCTCAAGCATTCGCTTGAAGTCTGCCACCTTGCCGGAATCATGGCCGCGGAGCTGGGTTTGAACATCCCAGAGACCAAGCGCGCCGCGTTGATCCACGATATGGGCAAGGCCGTCAGCCACGAAATCGAAGGGTCGCACGCCCTCATCGGGCACGACTTCTGCAAGAAGTACGGCGAAAACGAATTGATTGCCAATGCCGTTGGCGCGCACCACAACGAAATGGAGCAAGCCTCGGTGATGGCCGTAATCGTTCAGGCCGCCGACGCATTGTCCGCGGCAAGGCCCGGCGCCCGGCGCGAGACCGTCGAGACGTATATCAAGCGCCTGGAGCAACTTGAAAAAATTGCCGACGGATTCCCCGGCGTTGACAAGTCCTATGCCCTTCAGGCAGGACGCGAAATCCGCATCGCCGTGTGTCCGGAGCGCATGAACGACGCCGAAGCGATGCAGTTAGCGCGAGACGTGGCCCGGAAGGTCGAAAGCGAAATGACGTACCCGGGTCAGATCAAAGTGACCGTGATTCGCGAGACCCGCGCCACCGAAGTGGCGAAGTAG
- a CDS encoding chemotaxis protein CheX, with translation MNAQYVNPFVEAVFELFSTMLQSKAARTGLGVSGGEQHPDEVMALIGFSGVVRGTVALAMPHNTCQGMVRRLLGEGVEADPETVSDTIAEMVNIVAGAAKSKLSLQVKETLELSLPVVVHGDEFEVFSPSHAIWLEIPFSSDLGPLCMRLSFQNS, from the coding sequence ATGAACGCACAATACGTAAATCCCTTTGTTGAAGCTGTTTTTGAATTGTTCTCAACGATGCTGCAGTCCAAAGCAGCGCGCACGGGCTTAGGTGTAAGCGGTGGAGAGCAACACCCTGACGAAGTCATGGCGCTGATTGGCTTTAGCGGGGTCGTTCGGGGCACTGTTGCATTGGCCATGCCACATAACACGTGTCAGGGCATGGTGCGGCGTTTGCTTGGAGAGGGCGTGGAGGCGGATCCGGAGACCGTTTCGGATACGATTGCCGAAATGGTGAATATTGTTGCGGGTGCGGCCAAGTCGAAACTTTCTCTGCAAGTCAAAGAGACGCTAGAGCTTAGCCTTCCTGTGGTAGTCCACGGTGACGAGTTTGAAGTCTTCTCCCCTTCGCATGCCATTTGGCTTGAGATTCCCTTTTCGAGCGATCTCGGACCTCTTTGTATGCGCCTATCCTTTCAGAATAGTTAA
- a CDS encoding DUF1501 domain-containing protein, with protein sequence MEGCRTGCADYRAFNRRDFLKVGVISGLGLTLGDYFRFSEARAQTSPKAESVIFIFLAGGMSHLDTFDPKPYAPIEYRGEAGTVNTNTGEVFGGVFPGLASVADKLAVIRSMTHGEAAHERGTHNMLTGYRPSPAIVYPSMGSVVAHEFGPRNDLPGYIAIPGASDPFMGSGYLSSAFGPFSVGGEPATDGFQVRDLSLASDVTPERMESRKTLLAAVDSHFASLEKTDALNAMDSYYQRAYALISSQSAREAFNISAEPAELRDAYGRTAMGQRLLLSRRLVEAGARFVSVIDGGWDMHTNIKASMNNQAPGLDKGLTALINDLANRGLLEKTMVVLTTEFGRTVRINKDGGRDHWPKAFSMMLAGGGIKGGIIHGATDAYGAEPADSPVGPGDIAATVFTQLGIDPARKLMSAGDRPVDIVRDGSVISAVTA encoded by the coding sequence ATGGAAGGTTGTAGGACGGGATGTGCTGACTATCGCGCTTTCAATCGACGGGATTTCCTGAAGGTTGGAGTCATCTCGGGACTGGGTCTGACGCTTGGCGACTATTTCCGGTTTTCGGAGGCCCGCGCCCAAACAAGTCCCAAGGCCGAATCCGTCATTTTCATTTTCCTCGCCGGCGGCATGAGTCATCTGGACACGTTCGATCCGAAGCCCTACGCGCCGATCGAATACCGGGGTGAAGCCGGGACTGTCAATACCAATACGGGCGAAGTCTTTGGAGGCGTTTTCCCGGGCTTGGCGTCTGTAGCGGACAAGTTGGCCGTGATTCGATCTATGACGCACGGGGAGGCTGCCCACGAACGCGGCACGCACAACATGCTCACGGGATACAGGCCGAGTCCGGCGATTGTCTATCCGAGCATGGGAAGCGTGGTGGCACACGAGTTCGGTCCGCGCAACGATCTGCCGGGATACATTGCCATACCTGGCGCAAGCGATCCGTTCATGGGCTCAGGGTATCTCAGTTCCGCGTTTGGACCTTTCAGCGTGGGGGGAGAACCCGCGACGGATGGTTTCCAAGTTCGTGATTTGAGTCTTGCGAGCGATGTGACGCCAGAACGCATGGAGAGCCGCAAGACCTTGCTGGCTGCCGTGGACAGTCATTTCGCGTCGTTGGAGAAGACCGACGCGCTGAATGCGATGGACAGCTACTATCAGCGCGCGTACGCGCTGATAAGCTCTCAATCGGCGCGTGAGGCATTCAATATTTCGGCAGAACCGGCGGAGTTACGCGATGCGTACGGACGCACGGCGATGGGGCAACGGCTGTTGCTTTCCAGAAGGCTTGTCGAGGCAGGCGCGCGTTTCGTGAGTGTCATTGATGGCGGGTGGGACATGCACACGAACATCAAGGCGAGCATGAACAACCAGGCACCAGGGCTCGACAAGGGCTTGACGGCGCTAATCAATGACTTGGCAAATCGCGGTCTTCTCGAGAAGACGATGGTCGTTTTGACAACGGAATTTGGCCGTACCGTTCGGATCAACAAGGACGGCGGCCGGGACCACTGGCCGAAGGCGTTCAGCATGATGCTGGCCGGAGGCGGAATAAAGGGCGGGATTATTCACGGCGCGACGGACGCGTATGGCGCTGAACCCGCAGATTCGCCAGTGGGGCCGGGAGACATCGCGGCGACGGTGTTCACGCAGTTGGGTATCGACCCGGCGCGTAAGCTCATGAGCGCCGGTGACCGGCCGGTTGACATCGTACGGGATGGAAGCGTCATCTCCGCAGTGACGGCGTAA
- a CDS encoding PPC domain-containing protein, with protein sequence MFRNAAVLCCLLGALSVDAWAVSPSIGDILPRGAARGSTAEVDVVGNNLSDAVDLMFHDAGITLVELTPVDNGKAHCKLQIAPDCRIGTHAIRIRTKSGVSNLRLFSVGSLNEIQDTEPNNDPATVASVPLGTTINGSIDNEDVDYFAVDLQAGQRLTAEVEAIRLGGPLFDAKLRLFGPAGHELVSEDDTALLAQDAAFVYHAAEAGRYVLAVSEAAYGGGGGFYYRLHVGQFPRPFAVTPMGGQPGAQANVRWLGDADVPAQTITLASDVRGLSPIDPSTDLGVAPSPIPFRISDLPDTLEAEPNNEPGQATAGVAPGAFDGVIEAAGDSDFYCFDGTKGQVYDVRVYAREMGSPLDSILTVYNPSGGALADNDDAVGVDSAFRITLAEDGRHVIRVTDHLGAGGAAFAYRVEVAPVKPVLKLGFLENDAACIVAPQGNRAFLLLSAARADFDGPLKLTFDGLPQGMTADFDPFAAGQGVIPVVFSAAPDSPVGGGLASVTGKLDQEGADVQGGIDYNVVLLEIANKVPFFVRNVNRLATAVGEAAPFSIELVAPKAPVVQNGSMTLKVAVTRKEGFTAPISLRIPWLPSGVGAGTADVPENGTEAGIIINASNGAALGKYRLAVVGSSSGYTVSTSLTPVEIAKPWVTFEVAKVETEQGKPTQLVVTVNQGQEYAGSYKAELLGLPKGVTSQPQDISHDTTQLTFPIEVAADAPAGKFEGLFVRSVLSFEGEDVLNQSGGGALTIFEPLPPTLQAPEPAPAPTPEQPKPEEPQRKTRFPKTA encoded by the coding sequence ATGTTCAGGAATGCTGCTGTTCTTTGCTGTCTGTTGGGTGCGTTATCGGTGGATGCGTGGGCCGTATCCCCTTCGATTGGCGACATTCTGCCTCGGGGCGCGGCGCGAGGCTCGACGGCAGAAGTTGATGTTGTCGGCAACAATCTGTCCGACGCGGTCGATCTCATGTTCCACGACGCAGGCATCACGCTTGTCGAATTGACGCCAGTCGATAACGGCAAAGCGCACTGCAAACTGCAGATTGCGCCGGATTGCCGGATTGGCACGCATGCCATCCGTATTCGAACCAAGTCAGGCGTCTCAAATCTACGACTCTTCAGCGTAGGGTCGCTGAATGAGATTCAAGACACCGAACCGAATAACGATCCGGCAACGGTTGCCTCTGTCCCGCTTGGGACGACCATCAATGGGTCGATAGACAACGAAGACGTCGACTACTTCGCCGTGGATCTTCAGGCCGGGCAGCGTCTGACGGCTGAGGTGGAAGCCATCCGCTTGGGCGGTCCGCTGTTCGACGCGAAACTGCGGTTGTTCGGACCGGCGGGTCATGAACTTGTTTCGGAAGATGACACGGCGCTGTTGGCACAAGACGCCGCCTTTGTGTATCACGCGGCTGAAGCGGGACGATACGTGCTCGCTGTCAGCGAAGCCGCATATGGCGGCGGCGGCGGATTCTACTATCGGCTTCACGTTGGTCAGTTTCCGAGGCCTTTTGCAGTGACGCCCATGGGAGGACAGCCGGGAGCGCAGGCGAATGTTCGTTGGCTTGGCGATGCGGACGTGCCCGCACAGACGATCACCCTGGCGTCCGACGTTCGGGGGTTGAGCCCCATCGACCCCAGCACCGACCTGGGAGTTGCCCCATCGCCGATCCCGTTCCGAATTTCCGATCTGCCCGATACGCTTGAAGCGGAACCCAACAACGAACCTGGACAAGCCACCGCGGGTGTCGCGCCGGGCGCGTTTGACGGAGTTATCGAGGCTGCCGGAGACAGTGATTTTTACTGTTTCGACGGCACCAAAGGCCAGGTCTATGACGTTCGCGTGTACGCCCGCGAAATGGGTTCACCTCTGGACAGCATTTTGACGGTCTACAATCCGTCGGGAGGCGCGCTCGCGGACAACGACGACGCCGTGGGAGTCGACAGCGCGTTTCGAATCACGCTCGCAGAAGATGGCCGCCACGTTATTCGCGTGACCGATCACCTTGGCGCGGGTGGCGCAGCATTTGCGTATCGCGTAGAAGTGGCTCCCGTAAAGCCCGTGTTGAAGCTGGGCTTTCTGGAGAATGATGCCGCTTGCATAGTCGCCCCCCAGGGCAACCGGGCCTTTCTGCTGTTGTCTGCGGCGCGCGCCGATTTCGATGGGCCTCTGAAACTCACCTTTGATGGTCTCCCACAAGGCATGACGGCAGATTTTGATCCCTTTGCTGCGGGGCAAGGCGTCATCCCTGTCGTGTTCTCCGCGGCACCTGACAGTCCGGTGGGCGGAGGACTCGCGTCTGTCACAGGCAAGCTTGACCAGGAAGGTGCGGACGTTCAGGGCGGCATCGATTACAACGTGGTGCTCCTGGAAATCGCCAACAAAGTCCCCTTCTTCGTGCGCAACGTGAATCGGTTGGCGACTGCGGTGGGCGAGGCGGCGCCGTTCTCAATCGAGTTGGTTGCCCCCAAAGCCCCGGTTGTTCAGAACGGCTCGATGACGCTGAAGGTTGCTGTCACGCGGAAAGAGGGTTTCACGGCCCCGATTTCGCTTCGCATACCGTGGCTACCTTCGGGTGTGGGAGCGGGCACGGCCGATGTACCGGAGAATGGCACGGAGGCGGGCATCATCATTAACGCGAGCAACGGCGCTGCATTGGGCAAGTACCGGCTCGCGGTGGTGGGTTCCAGCAGCGGATACACGGTGAGTACGTCATTGACGCCCGTCGAGATCGCGAAACCGTGGGTCACGTTCGAAGTGGCCAAAGTGGAGACTGAACAAGGCAAGCCCACCCAACTCGTGGTCACGGTCAATCAAGGTCAGGAATACGCGGGGAGCTATAAGGCGGAATTGCTGGGACTGCCCAAGGGCGTCACGTCGCAACCGCAGGACATCTCGCATGACACAACGCAGTTGACTTTTCCGATTGAGGTGGCGGCAGATGCGCCTGCCGGAAAATTCGAAGGTTTGTTCGTTCGGTCGGTTTTGTCGTTTGAAGGTGAAGACGTATTGAATCAGTCCGGAGGCGGTGCGCTGACCATCTTTGAGCCGCTGCCACCCACACTGCAAGCCCCAGAGCCGGCGCCGGCACCGACCCCGGAGCAGCCGAAGCCCGAGGAGCCGCAGAGGAAGACGCGTTTCCCGAAGACCGCATAG
- a CDS encoding DUF1549 and DUF1553 domain-containing protein: MQERQLRLRVCAWVGVALCASAAWGDTLSVYPSSVQLDNQNDHQRVILVGTRDDGVTLNRTSEAAVTFAPEGIAKWEGGKLQPVADGETVATFAFGDQSLTVPVKVLNASVNPSPSFRNDIVPVLMRAGCNSGKCHGSFQGKNGFRVSLFGFDPTMDYINLTRDNRARRLNTGSPEESLMLTKATGQVDHTGGTRFTHESPLYKVIERWISEGAHDDAAPPPALVDIEILPKNAVLEGKGVQYPFLVRGIYADGSDRDVTDLTLLSTSDDLTATIDDSGVITSGDRGEASIMARYGTFAVVSQVMVLPEGLALQWPDVAERNYVDKLIFDKLKKLRIPPAELCSDETFVRRVYLDILGVVPTVDETKAFLADTAPDKREKLIDTLLQRPEFPELWAMKWADLLRVQTIANTVDRKALQRYNDWLRQSITANKPLDQLVRELLTAQGGNFTAPATNFYVAEPSPTQMAENVAQVFLGIQIKCAQCHNHPFERWTMDDYYAFSAFFAQVGSKGSSDPRERITYDRRSGDVNNLKDGRVMAPKYLGGAEPDCSNRDRRAALAEWITSPDNPWFAKNIANRVWDQFFGRGITNPPDDVRVTNPPSHPELETELAKHLVEYNYDLRKLVRDICTSYTYQMSTQPRDPSIKDERNFSHALVRRLPAEQLLDAVCNVTESKVKFPNLPLGARAAEVADGPSGNYFLTLFGRPARNTVSACERRSEATLAQVLHLVNGDTVTSALKAPGGRVERLSAADKPPADIVQELWLAAYSRTPTADEQEKFSAYITAATDKRAAVEDLFWSVLNSKEFVFNH; encoded by the coding sequence ATGCAGGAGCGGCAACTGAGATTACGAGTGTGTGCTTGGGTCGGGGTGGCGCTTTGCGCGTCGGCGGCGTGGGGAGACACGCTGTCTGTGTATCCTTCCTCCGTGCAATTGGACAACCAGAATGACCACCAGCGCGTCATTCTGGTGGGCACACGCGACGATGGCGTGACGCTGAATCGCACGTCGGAGGCCGCCGTCACGTTCGCGCCCGAGGGCATTGCCAAGTGGGAAGGCGGCAAGCTTCAACCCGTGGCTGACGGAGAGACCGTTGCCACGTTTGCATTCGGGGACCAGTCATTAACCGTACCCGTCAAGGTTTTGAATGCGTCGGTCAATCCATCCCCGAGCTTCCGAAACGACATTGTGCCGGTGCTGATGAGGGCTGGGTGTAACTCAGGGAAATGCCACGGAAGCTTTCAAGGAAAGAACGGCTTTCGGGTGTCGCTCTTCGGTTTCGATCCGACCATGGACTACATCAATTTGACGCGTGACAATCGTGCGCGACGCCTTAACACGGGCAGCCCCGAAGAGAGCCTCATGTTGACCAAGGCCACGGGGCAGGTGGACCACACGGGCGGTACTCGCTTCACGCATGAAAGCCCCCTTTACAAGGTCATTGAGCGATGGATTTCCGAAGGGGCTCATGACGACGCGGCTCCCCCTCCCGCACTGGTTGACATTGAGATTCTGCCCAAGAATGCGGTGTTGGAGGGCAAAGGGGTCCAGTATCCGTTCTTGGTCAGAGGCATCTATGCAGACGGTTCCGACCGAGACGTCACTGACTTGACGCTACTGAGCACGAGCGACGATTTGACGGCGACCATCGACGACTCGGGTGTGATCACTTCGGGCGATCGCGGTGAAGCGAGCATCATGGCGCGCTACGGTACGTTCGCGGTGGTCTCGCAGGTGATGGTGCTTCCGGAAGGTCTGGCATTGCAGTGGCCTGATGTGGCCGAGCGCAATTACGTCGACAAGCTCATTTTCGACAAACTGAAGAAGCTTCGCATCCCTCCGGCGGAATTGTGCTCCGATGAGACCTTTGTTCGGCGTGTCTATCTCGACATTCTGGGTGTCGTGCCGACGGTCGATGAGACGAAGGCATTCTTGGCGGACACCGCGCCCGATAAGCGAGAGAAGCTCATAGACACCTTGTTGCAGCGGCCCGAATTCCCTGAATTGTGGGCGATGAAATGGGCCGATTTGTTGCGAGTCCAGACGATCGCAAACACGGTCGACCGGAAAGCGTTGCAGCGTTACAACGATTGGCTGCGGCAATCGATCACGGCGAACAAACCGCTGGATCAACTTGTGCGGGAACTCCTTACCGCGCAGGGCGGCAACTTCACGGCGCCGGCGACGAATTTCTATGTGGCTGAACCATCGCCGACGCAGATGGCAGAAAACGTAGCTCAGGTGTTCTTGGGCATTCAGATCAAGTGCGCTCAATGCCACAACCATCCCTTCGAGCGATGGACCATGGACGATTACTACGCGTTCTCGGCTTTCTTCGCACAAGTTGGTTCAAAAGGGTCGAGCGATCCCCGCGAGCGCATCACCTATGACCGGCGTTCGGGTGATGTGAACAATCTAAAAGATGGCAGGGTGATGGCTCCGAAATATCTGGGAGGCGCCGAACCCGACTGCTCAAATCGTGACCGCCGCGCCGCATTGGCGGAGTGGATTACCTCGCCTGATAACCCGTGGTTCGCGAAGAACATTGCCAATCGGGTGTGGGATCAGTTCTTTGGGCGAGGAATCACGAATCCGCCTGATGACGTTCGTGTAACGAATCCTCCAAGCCATCCGGAACTGGAGACCGAATTGGCGAAACATTTGGTCGAGTACAATTACGACCTGCGGAAGCTGGTGCGCGATATTTGCACATCGTACACCTATCAAATGAGCACCCAACCGCGCGATCCTTCGATTAAGGATGAGCGCAACTTTTCGCATGCGCTGGTTCGCCGGTTACCCGCGGAACAATTGCTCGATGCCGTGTGCAACGTGACGGAGAGCAAGGTGAAATTTCCGAACTTGCCATTGGGTGCGCGCGCGGCGGAAGTTGCGGACGGACCAAGCGGAAACTACTTCTTAACATTGTTTGGTCGTCCTGCTCGCAATACGGTCAGCGCGTGCGAACGCCGCAGCGAAGCCACGTTGGCGCAGGTGCTTCATCTGGTGAACGGCGACACAGTGACTTCGGCTCTGAAGGCCCCAGGTGGACGAGTGGAGCGTTTGTCAGCGGCGGACAAACCGCCCGCGGATATCGTTCAGGAGTTGTGGCTGGCCGCGTATTCGCGCACTCCGACGGCGGACGAGCAGGAGAAGTTCAGCGCCTACATAACCGCCGCCACGGACAAGCGGGCCGCTGTAGAGGATTTGTTCTGGAGTGTGCTGAATTCGAAGGAATTTGTTTTCAATCATTGA
- a CDS encoding DUF134 domain-containing protein, with protein sequence MSRPVCCRRIGLKPGCKAFKPLGIPAAGLERIALGLDELEALRLADLEGLYHGDAAERMGVSRATFGRIVEAARRKVAEALVAGRLLVIEGGEVTMSDTLGESKPSACPACAQVSVRRCHEHRGRGQRHQRTRRSET encoded by the coding sequence ATGTCGCGACCTGTCTGCTGCCGGAGAATCGGTCTCAAGCCAGGGTGTAAGGCGTTCAAGCCCTTGGGCATTCCTGCCGCGGGACTTGAACGAATTGCGCTGGGCCTTGATGAACTTGAAGCGCTGCGGCTTGCGGACTTGGAAGGCTTGTATCACGGAGACGCCGCCGAACGCATGGGCGTATCGCGCGCCACGTTTGGCCGCATCGTGGAAGCAGCGCGCAGGAAGGTCGCGGAAGCACTGGTAGCTGGCCGTTTACTTGTTATTGAGGGTGGTGAAGTGACCATGAGCGACACGCTTGGCGAATCGAAGCCAAGTGCGTGTCCTGCATGCGCTCAAGTGAGCGTTCGCCGTTGCCACGAGCACCGGGGACGTGGACAACGGCATCAACGGACGCGACGCAGTGAGACGTAG
- a CDS encoding metal-dependent transcriptional regulator, translated as MPDHSSTSRPAARATSPSMEQYIETIAYLLTQGSVCSVSDIAAHACVSRPAASRAVRDLAAKSLVQHKSYGYVELTEQGRALARRLEARHAMLFDFLQRVLGLSEDDANREACRLEHHLDDELVKRMGELTSFLEADETRSRQWQQRLEQLTKPSM; from the coding sequence GTGCCCGATCATTCCTCGACGTCCAGACCCGCCGCGCGGGCGACTAGTCCGTCCATGGAGCAGTACATCGAGACCATCGCTTACTTGTTGACTCAAGGAAGTGTGTGCAGCGTGAGCGATATCGCGGCGCACGCCTGCGTGAGCCGTCCAGCGGCTTCGCGAGCCGTGCGCGACCTTGCGGCCAAGTCATTGGTCCAGCACAAGTCGTACGGTTATGTCGAGTTGACGGAACAAGGGCGCGCCCTGGCTCGGCGTCTTGAAGCACGGCATGCGATGCTGTTCGATTTCCTTCAGCGCGTCCTTGGATTGAGCGAAGACGATGCCAATCGAGAGGCATGCAGGCTGGAGCATCATCTTGACGACGAGCTCGTGAAGCGCATGGGTGAATTGACGTCGTTCCTTGAAGCGGACGAGACGCGCAGCCGGCAATGGCAGCAGCGGCTCGAGCAGCTCACAAAACCGAGCATGTAG